A single region of the Epinephelus fuscoguttatus linkage group LG14, E.fuscoguttatus.final_Chr_v1 genome encodes:
- the LOC125900353 gene encoding galectin-8-like: MSVANAKHTVLNPVIPYTGPIPGGLHPGEIIIIQGTVPPDADRFQIDLSNGCSTKPRSDVALHFSPRFKGSPCVVCNTLLQESWGKEETLHQLPYKRGAPFETIILVHEDVFKVAVNGTHLLEYKHKIPLNRVDTFSISGKVRVHAIGYIPNSAIYSESGDLSLPYKGSILKGLSPGQHITIKGQVSMYPHSFTVNLRNSRTENIALHLNPRMKSGLFIRNSYLSESWGQEERELPFFPFSSGEYFEILVLCQPHQFKLAVNGSHLFEFRHRVQDLSSIDQLEIMGDLELNDVKLW; encoded by the exons ATGTCTGTGGCAAATGCGAAACACACTGTCCTGAATCCG GTGATCCCATACACAGGGCCCATACCTGGAGGCCTGCACCCTGGGGAGATCATCATCATCCAGGGCACTGTGCCCCCAGATGCTGACAG GTTTCAGATCGACCTGTCGAACGGCTGCAGCACCAAGCCGCGCTCTGACGTCGCCCTCCACTTCAGCCCTCGCTTCAAAGGCTCGCCCTGTGTGGTGTGTAACACCCTGCTGCAGGAGAGCTGGGGCAAAGAGGAAACGCTCCATCAGCTGCCCTACAAACGCGGAGCCCCCTTCGAGACCATCATCCTGGTGCACGAAGACGTCTTCAAG GTGGCAGTAAATGGCACCCACCTGCTGGAATACAAGCACAAAATCCCACTGAACAGGGTCGACACGTTTTCTATTTCTGGGAAAGTCAGGGTGCACGCTATTGGCTACATCCCAAACTCA GCAATATATTCAGAATCAGGTGACTTG AGCCTCCCTTACAAAGGCAGTATACTCAAAGGACTGAGCCCCGGACAGCACATCACAATCAAAGGACAGGTCAGCATGTATCCCCACAG CTTTACAGTGAACCTCCGCAACAGCAGGACAGAGAACATTGCTCTCCATCTGAACCCTCGCATGAAGTCTGGTTTGTTCATCAGGAACTCGTACCTGAGTGAATCCTGGGGTCAGGAGGAGCGGGAGCTGCCCTTCTTTCCCTTCTCGTCAGGGGAGTACTTTGAG ATTCTCGTCCTGTGTCAGCCTCATCAGTTCAAGCTGGCAGTGAATGGCTCACATCTGTTTGAGTTCAGACATCGGGTGCAAGACCTGAGCAGCATTGACCAGTTGGAGATTATGGGGGACCTGGAGCTCAATGACGTGAAACTGTGGTGA
- the LOC125900504 gene encoding interferon alpha-inducible protein 27-like protein 2A — translation MDPGTAAVIGGAVAVVAAPLVLTGAGFTAAGVAAGSIAAKMMSVAAVANGGGVAAGSLVACLQAAGAGGLSGAATAAVAGTGAAVGWLTSYFY, via the exons ATGGACCCTG GCACAGCTGCAGTGATTGGAGGAG CAGTTGCTGTGGTTGCGGCTCCTCTTGTTCTGACTGGCGCAGGTTTCACCGCGGCTGGAGTAGCAGCAGGCTCCATTGCTGCAAAAATGATGTCAGTTGCTGCAGTTGCTAATGGAGGAGGAGTGGCAGCAGGAAGTCTGGTGGCTTGTTTGCAGGCAGCAG GTGCAGGTGGTCTGTCAGGAGCTGCCACTGCAGCTGTGGCCGGCACTGGAGCAGCAGTGGGATGGCTCACAAGCTACTTCTACTGA
- the LOC125900355 gene encoding interferon alpha-inducible protein 27-like protein 2, whose protein sequence is MKSTTPEDRRPNRLKLRRDMDPKAAVAVGVGAGAGAVVAVLGIPLVLGVIGFTSAGIAAGSYAAGMMSSAAIANGGGVAAGGLVATLQSIGAAGLSGAATTAVSGVGAAVGWLVSHIRKKA, encoded by the exons ATGAAAAGTACAACCCCAGAAGACAGACGCCCTAACAGACTGAAGCTCCGAAGAGACATGGACCCGA agGCAGCTGTCGCCGTTGGAGTAGgggcaggagcaggagcag TCGTTGCTGTCCTAGGGATTCCTCTTGTCCTGGGAGTCATAGGTTTTACCTCAGCTGGAATAGCAGCGGGCTCATATGCAGCCGGCATGATGTCATCAGCTGCAATAGCTAATGGAGGAGGAGTGGCAGCAGGAGGTCTGGTGGCTACTTTGCAGTCAATAG GTGCAGCTGgtctgtctggagctgcaacCACAGCTGTGTCTGGTGTTGGAGCAGCAGTGGGATGGCTGGTCAGCCACATCCGCAAAAAGGCATAA